Within the Candidatus Angelobacter sp. genome, the region TGTTGGTCGAGACGCCCATCGGGTAAGTGCCTGCGTGGTCGTTGGCAAAAATACGGAAAGCCAAACCAATCTGTTTCAAGTTGCAGTTGCAACAGATTCCTTGCGACTTCGCTCGTGCCTTCAGCAATGCGACAAAAGCCAAGCCGAACAAGAGAACGCAGGTTCCGACGACCGCAAGCAATTGTATCCGCGTAAACCCGACGACTCGAGTTCGTTGACAGGGCTGTCTCATTCGTTTCAAGGAATCAACAACCGGTTTGTCGAGTCGGCGGAAGCCGACAGCCTGCCGCTCGTCATCATTTGGACGCTGCCGTCGCCCAGCGCCACGTTGCCGGAATTGTTGTGCATTGCCGCCGACCAGCCCAACGTCACCTTCGTCGTAAGGACCAACAATCCACTGCCGACCGGAACGCCGTTTGTCATCAGGTTCCGGTCACCCGCGAGCAACATTTGTGGAAACATATCCGTCGCATCGAGGCCAAGAAAGTAACTGACGTTCAGGTTGCTCAAGACGCCAAAGCTGTCGGCCGGCTTTCGGTCGTCCGCCGGACAAATCAGAACTTTCGGCGTGCTCGACGTGTTCGACAGCGTTCGCCAATGCGGGAACGCATCGGGCATTAAGACGTATTCCTTTGAACCACCTTCTTTCGTTGAAACGTCCATCGGAAACTTGTCACCGTGATCGTTGGCGAAGACACGAAAGGCGAGACTTTCTTCCTTAAGGTTATTGCAACACCCAATCCGCTTCGATCTGACCCCACGGCGCGACACGGAAGGCACAAAAACCGCGAACAAGAATGCGACTACTGCAACAACAACCAATACCTCCACCAACGTCAGCGCAGACCAGGTTTGGTTGTCACTATTTGTTCTCATCATCATGGAATCGCCAGCCGGTTCGTCGCCACGCCGGA harbors:
- a CDS encoding H-X9-DG-CTERM domain-containing protein, whose amino-acid sequence is MDVSTKEGGSKEYVLMPDAFPHWRTLSNTSSTPKVLICPADDRKPADSFGVLSNLNVSYFLGLDATDMFPQMLLAGDRNLMTNGVPVGSGLLVLTTKVTLGWSAAMHNNSGNVALGDGSVQMMTSGRLSASADSTNRLLIP